The nucleotide sequence ATGGCACCGCCTTCGCCCGTCGAAAGATTCTTATTGGCATAGAAACTGAAGCAGGTGAGATTGCCTGATGCCCCGACGTTCCGGCCGTCCGCCAGGCGTGTCCCGAGGGCATGCGCCGCATCTTCGACGAGGCGCACGCCGTCCGGTAGGGCATCACGGATACCGTCGACGTCGGCCGCGAGCCCGCCGAAGTGCACCACGACGACCGCCTTCGTTCGTGGCGTCAACTTCGCACGGACGGTCTCGGAGGTCGCGCACAAGGTGTACGGATCGACATCACAGAAAACTGGTGTGGCTCCCAGATACAGCGCAGCGTTCGCGGTGCTGCACCACGTGAGGCTCGGGCAGATAACCTCGTCGCCTTTGTCGACGCCGCCCACGAGCAGCGACAAGAAAAGCGCGGAGGTGCAGGAGTTGACCGTCACCACGTGCCGCGCGCCGAGGAAGGCGGCCAACTCTTCCTCGAAGCTCATTGTCTCGGGTCCCATGCCGATCCATCCCGACGTAAGGACCCGCGTGACGGCCTCTATCTCCTCTCTGGAAAAGTTCGGCCTTCCGAACGGGAGAAAATCCTTCCTTATGACGGCCATGACCCGTCCAAGGGCGCCTTCTCTCGCAGGAGCCGCTGAAGGTATTGTCCATACCCGCTGTTTCGCATCGGTGCGGCCAGCTTCTCGAGCTGTTCCGGTGTAATGAAGCCCATTCGGTAAGCGACCTCCTCTGGACAGGATATCTTCAGGCCTTGCCGGGCTTCGACGGCCTCGACGAAACTCGCAGCAGCCAGCAGCGATTCGGGAGTCCCCATGTCCAACCACGCCATGCCCCGTCCGAAAAACTCGACGGAGAGGCTGGACTCCGCAAGGTACGCCTTTATCACGTCCGTGATCTCGACCTCGCCGCGCGCCGATGGCTTCGTCTGCTTGGCGATGGATACGACGTCACTGTCGAAGAAGTAGATGCCTGTGATCGCATAGTTGGACTTCGGCGCCACGGGTTTCTCTTCGATATCGATCGTCTGTCCCTTCCTGTCGAAATTGATGACCCCGTAGCGCTGCGGATCCCGGACATAGTAGCCGAAGATCGTCGCGCCCTTTTCTCGCGCCGATGCCCGCTGAAGCATGCTCGGAAGCCCCTGACCGTAGAAAATGTTGTCACCCAGTATCAGGCAGGTCGGCGATTCGCCGATGAACCGCTCGCCGATGACAAACGCCTGCGGTATTCCATCGGGGGCCGGTTGCTCCGCGTAGTCGATCGTAATACCCAACCGGGAGCCGTCACCAAGAAGCTCGCGGAAGCGCGGCAAGTCGCCTGGCGTCGAAATGAGAAGAATATCCCGTATGCCCGCGAGCATCAGCGCGCTCAACGGATAATAGATCATCGGCTTGTCGTAGACGGGCAGAAGTTGCTTGCTGATCGCCTTCGTCAAGGGATAGAGCCGCGATCCGGAGCCGCCGGCAAGAATGATTCCCTTGCGCTGACTATCGACGGTTCTCACGCTTCTTTCTTGCCCTCTCTTTCCACCGTCGTATTCTCGAATTTCGCAAGCCCCAATCGCTGCCCCGCGTAGCGCCGGGTCAGGATGTCCTGCCACCATGCCCGGTTGTCGAGGTACCAGCGCACGGTCTTCGCGAGCCCGCTCTCGAAGGTCTCGATCGGTTTCCAGCCGAGGTCGCGTCCAATTTTTTCCGCGTCTATCGCATAACGTCGGTCATGGCCGGGCCGATCGGCGACAAATTCGATCAAGGATGCGTGTGGCCGGCAGGAGGATTGAGGGAGCAACCGGTCGAGAGTCGAGCAGATCGCCTTCACGACGTCCAGGTTCGTCCGCTCGTTATTCGCTCCGATATTGTACGTTGCTCCGACTTCGCCGTTCGTGGCGACGACCCATAGCGCCCGGACGTGGTCCTCCACGTACAGCCAATCGCGCACGTTCGCGCCGGTCCCGTAGACCGGAAGCGACTTCCCGTTGAGTGCGTTGATTATGGTGAGCGGAACGAGTTTTTCCGGAAATTGATAGGGGCCGTAGTTGTTCGAGCAATTGGTGACGATGACGGGCAACCCGTAAGTGCGATACCAGGCGCGTACGAGATGGTCGGCGGCCGCCTTGCTCGCCGCATAAGGCGAATTCGGCTGGTACGCCGACGATTCCGTGAACATGCCCGTCTCGGGGAGGCTTCCGAACACCTCGTCGGTGGAGACATGATGGAAGACAAAGCCCTCCCGCTTCGCCGCGTCGAGCGATTTCCAGTATGCGAGAGCCGCTTCGAGCAGGGTGTACGTCCCGAGGATATTCGTCTGCACGAACGCCGCCGGGCCGTCGATCGAGCGGTCGACATGCGATTCGGCGGCGAGGTGAACGACCGCATCGGGCCGATACCTGCCCAGGACTTCGCGGACGGCTCGCAGATCGCCGATATCCGCCCGCTCGAATCGATACTTGGGGTGTCCAGAGACCGATTCCAGAGATCCGAGGTTGCCCGCATAGGTAAGCGCATCCAGGTTGACTACGCGTGCCTTTGTGTTCGTCAACAAGTGCCGGACTAGAGCGGATCCGATAAACCCCGCGCCCCCGGTAACGAGCACAACCTGTGGTCGACGCCTTTGCTTGGAGTCAGTGTTCAACAGGGTTTGTTGATTCTCGAGTCGAGCCGCGCGCGCTGCGAGCGGAGGCCGTGATGGCCTCAGCCCGCCGGGCGCCTGTCCGGGTGTGGAAGGGAACGGGCGAGGCGCCGTGTTTGGCCTGCTCCGCCTTTGTGTCGGAACTGCGCGTCAACGTTTACTGCTTCAGCAGCGCCTGTTTCTGCCGAACCACCAGCACGAACTCGAAAATCAGTACGGCCAGGATCCCGGCGGCGAGACCCGCTACTAAACCGATGAATGCGTACAACGACGGTCGGCTCCCTGCCGTTGTCGACGGCAACGATGGATCTCTGATAGCGCGTGTCGGCTTTGATTCGCCTTCCGCGATTTCCGCTCTTATCCTTATACGCTGTTGCTCCAATTCGGCCTGCTGTTCTATCAATCGATTTTTATCGAGGGACAGGGTCATTGCCCCGGTTGCCATTCCCTTTCGCATCGCTTGCTGCACGCGCCGCTCGAGCGCCTGCACGTCCGACCTGAAACGATCGATCTGCTTTTCCAGCAAGTCAATCTGCATACGTGATGCCAGAAGCGCTTGCTCCCTCAGCGCTTCATGCTCC is from Sulfurifustis variabilis and encodes:
- a CDS encoding DegT/DnrJ/EryC1/StrS family aminotransferase, whose amino-acid sequence is MAVIRKDFLPFGRPNFSREEIEAVTRVLTSGWIGMGPETMSFEEELAAFLGARHVVTVNSCTSALFLSLLVGGVDKGDEVICPSLTWCSTANAALYLGATPVFCDVDPYTLCATSETVRAKLTPRTKAVVVVHFGGLAADVDGIRDALPDGVRLVEDAAHALGTRLADGRNVGASGNLTCFSFYANKNLSTGEGGAIALRDDETAGRLRSLRLHGLPADAWKRFSNPAGRFVSELTELGYKMNYTDLQAAIGRVQLRRQAELHETRLAIAKYYRDRLSALDIGMGFQRGVTEWTHAHHLFVVFLPTERMSRGRDELLAELRKRNIGASIHYHPLHRMSLYGAVKQPALPVTERVADCILTLPISSSMTLEDARYVVDNLTELLSD
- the rfbA gene encoding glucose-1-phosphate thymidylyltransferase RfbA, whose amino-acid sequence is MRTVDSQRKGIILAGGSGSRLYPLTKAISKQLLPVYDKPMIYYPLSALMLAGIRDILLISTPGDLPRFRELLGDGSRLGITIDYAEQPAPDGIPQAFVIGERFIGESPTCLILGDNIFYGQGLPSMLQRASAREKGATIFGYYVRDPQRYGVINFDRKGQTIDIEEKPVAPKSNYAITGIYFFDSDVVSIAKQTKPSARGEVEITDVIKAYLAESSLSVEFFGRGMAWLDMGTPESLLAAASFVEAVEARQGLKISCPEEVAYRMGFITPEQLEKLAAPMRNSGYGQYLQRLLREKAPLDGSWPS
- the rfbB gene encoding dTDP-glucose 4,6-dehydratase, with the translated sequence MNTDSKQRRRPQVVLVTGGAGFIGSALVRHLLTNTKARVVNLDALTYAGNLGSLESVSGHPKYRFERADIGDLRAVREVLGRYRPDAVVHLAAESHVDRSIDGPAAFVQTNILGTYTLLEAALAYWKSLDAAKREGFVFHHVSTDEVFGSLPETGMFTESSAYQPNSPYAASKAAADHLVRAWYRTYGLPVIVTNCSNNYGPYQFPEKLVPLTIINALNGKSLPVYGTGANVRDWLYVEDHVRALWVVATNGEVGATYNIGANNERTNLDVVKAICSTLDRLLPQSSCRPHASLIEFVADRPGHDRRYAIDAEKIGRDLGWKPIETFESGLAKTVRWYLDNRAWWQDILTRRYAGQRLGLAKFENTTVEREGKKEA